The following proteins come from a genomic window of Methanocella conradii HZ254:
- a CDS encoding nickel-dependent hydrogenase large subunit, giving the protein MRITLDPLTRLSSGLRISVELKDGFVVSAGCSGMVYRGLEQMLLNKSPMDAPYFTQRICGMCSSFHATASASAIESACEATGTVPKDALVIRNVLNGFGWLKSHLEHLYLGFMPDLADPMYRDILNSSDLGNLLWKELKNRYASPGGEACSDALRCIRSISRAEGILGGRSPGSPVIVPGGVTSRPTRGDIYVLKDCVEDIKAIVQKRLLGALSIEEWLESTHDNGGEHAFKYLESLSRDDLSEEKGWGDLPLFMMFCSRMLAKDTLSLPAYIGLDELGGYPLDDQLIGFLSYGSFYQVRDGYAPVEDSQAGSFVLPAGFTPGGLQNINSAADRLDPGLIVEHVYASFYEDGEGRTSEAPMDEETVTVEKADAIGYDGIKYSFIKAPRYGRVPCETGPLARLINSRENLIVDTMRKLGGYKSAGYPMASVYTRTLARMQEALLLCRMLQGWIDDDLEAGDGIRRCVHVSPKPGSSGRGLIEAPRGALGHWLRVGDDGRISNYQVVAPTTWNASPKCGEMKSGPIELALLGCQTTPYGYVPGSEANPVGLYHVVRSFDPCVSCAVHVIRG; this is encoded by the coding sequence ATGAGGATAACATTGGACCCGTTGACCCGGCTTTCCAGCGGCCTCAGGATATCGGTCGAGCTGAAGGACGGCTTCGTCGTGAGTGCGGGCTGCTCAGGCATGGTATACAGGGGCTTAGAGCAGATGCTCTTGAATAAAAGCCCGATGGACGCCCCATACTTCACCCAGCGCATCTGCGGCATGTGTTCGTCATTCCACGCTACGGCATCGGCGAGCGCCATCGAAAGCGCCTGCGAGGCCACGGGCACCGTGCCGAAGGACGCCCTCGTAATACGCAATGTGCTGAATGGATTTGGGTGGCTGAAGAGCCATCTCGAGCACCTGTACCTGGGGTTCATGCCCGACCTCGCAGACCCCATGTATAGGGACATACTGAACTCGTCTGACCTGGGCAACCTGCTCTGGAAGGAGCTGAAGAATCGTTATGCCTCCCCGGGCGGCGAGGCCTGCTCCGACGCGCTCCGCTGTATCAGGTCCATAAGCAGGGCGGAGGGCATACTCGGAGGCCGCTCGCCAGGCTCCCCGGTAATCGTGCCCGGCGGGGTGACGTCAAGGCCGACCCGGGGCGACATCTACGTACTCAAGGATTGCGTGGAGGATATTAAAGCGATCGTACAGAAACGGCTGCTGGGCGCATTATCCATAGAGGAGTGGCTGGAGAGCACGCATGACAACGGCGGGGAGCACGCTTTCAAGTACCTGGAGAGCCTTTCCAGGGACGACCTCTCGGAGGAAAAAGGGTGGGGCGACCTGCCATTATTCATGATGTTTTGCTCCCGCATGCTGGCGAAGGACACGCTATCGCTGCCAGCTTATATAGGGCTGGACGAGCTGGGCGGGTATCCGCTTGACGATCAGCTCATCGGCTTCCTGAGCTACGGCTCTTTTTATCAGGTCAGGGACGGGTACGCCCCCGTGGAGGACAGTCAGGCGGGCTCCTTCGTGCTGCCGGCCGGGTTCACGCCTGGCGGCTTGCAAAACATTAACTCAGCCGCTGACCGCCTAGACCCAGGCCTGATCGTCGAGCACGTATACGCCTCTTTCTATGAGGATGGTGAAGGGAGGACGTCAGAGGCCCCCATGGATGAGGAGACAGTCACCGTTGAAAAGGCAGACGCCATCGGCTATGACGGCATCAAGTATAGCTTCATCAAGGCCCCCCGATATGGGCGGGTTCCCTGCGAGACCGGCCCCCTGGCCAGGCTTATCAACAGCCGTGAAAATCTAATCGTGGATACCATGCGAAAGCTCGGCGGGTATAAATCTGCAGGCTATCCCATGGCGAGCGTCTATACGCGGACGCTGGCGCGCATGCAAGAGGCGCTGCTGCTCTGCAGGATGCTTCAGGGGTGGATAGATGACGACCTGGAGGCTGGCGATGGAATTAGACGTTGCGTGCACGTCTCGCCTAAGCCCGGCAGCTCTGGCAGGGGGCTCATCGAGGCACCGAGGGGCGCCCTTGGCCACTGGCTCAGGGTGGGCGACGATGGAAGGATATCCAATTACCAGGTCGTTGCCCCGACCACATGGAACGCGTCTCCGAAGTGTGGAGAGATGAAGAGCGGCCCCATCGAGCTTGCGCTGCTCGGCTGCCAGACGACGCCCTACGGGTACGTGCCAGGCTCGGAGGCCAACCCCGTGGGCCTCTATCATGTCGTCAGGTCGTTCGACCCCTGCGTGTCGTGTGCCGTGCATGTCATAAGGGGGTGA
- a CDS encoding cytochrome b/b6 domain-containing protein, protein MDSMVATRHTTLERLAHYVNIVSISLLLASGFIIYLGLPYLAYSDAYAIHVISAAVFISVNWIVMPYSAFVNQAIPGYFFWPADFRRLWGVVKNFFTGSEYPQYTVYDIGKRRFTNRMHPVGKLLIYVHYAALFVATVTGVALYSTSMSLMGVNLSGLVLRIMDVIAPSFHLSGLALARVLHVAAAYLFIAEIIVHVGVVQLDPRKLQHLKSMFIDGKEDVLSDPTADIVDTSEGEGGYAEKVVIRVK, encoded by the coding sequence ATGGATAGCATGGTAGCAACCAGGCATACCACGCTAGAGCGGCTGGCGCATTACGTTAACATCGTCTCGATTTCGCTGCTCCTGGCGTCCGGATTCATCATTTACCTGGGCCTGCCCTATCTGGCCTATAGCGACGCGTACGCCATACACGTCATCTCGGCCGCCGTCTTCATATCCGTAAACTGGATAGTGATGCCGTACAGCGCCTTCGTGAACCAGGCGATTCCCGGCTATTTTTTCTGGCCGGCGGACTTCAGGCGGCTATGGGGAGTCGTCAAGAACTTTTTCACCGGCTCTGAGTACCCACAGTACACGGTTTACGACATTGGAAAGCGCAGGTTCACCAACCGTATGCACCCGGTGGGCAAGCTTTTAATTTACGTGCATTACGCGGCGCTCTTCGTGGCCACGGTCACAGGCGTGGCGCTCTACTCGACCTCGATGTCGCTGATGGGCGTAAACCTGTCCGGCCTCGTGCTAAGGATTATGGACGTCATCGCTCCCTCGTTCCACCTGTCAGGCCTGGCCCTGGCCAGGGTCCTCCATGTGGCCGCCGCCTACCTGTTCATCGCCGAGATAATCGTACACGTGGGGGTGGTGCAGCTCGACCCGCGGAAGCTCCAGCACCTCAAGTCCATGTTCATAGACGGCAAGGAAGACGTGCTGTCCGACCCCACCGCGGACATCGTGGACACCTCGGAGGGCGAGGGAGGGTACGCGGAAAAGGTGGTCATAAGGGTCAAATAG
- a CDS encoding hydrogenase small subunit: MDDLKNGPNMTRRAFLAAAAAVGAAAFLYSNAPGVAAAIEKSGKRLLWLRGSGCGGCTASMLSGGNPEVLTALNKIKLELAYHDGLMGQQGVFVDGSPAGDSGHNSNIRLDELVDEGGYVLVVEGAIPNGPEGSGRYCMSGATPFKQIFMNAAPGASCIIALGTCASYGGISRSLKVADATGVSFSGTSRMEGAMARYGLNNNVINVPGCPPNPDWLLLTLADVLSGADVEVDAYGRPKAFFGSAVHESCPRRGAFDRALRDDGFSEGNCLYNLGCKGTLAFADCPTRRWNDGGSMCTQSGGPCVACVEPSFPDAFMPFFSKVESRGILGDVDVDTGAKIIIGATVIGAGIHAVKRLAIGESGREDEKGGKR, from the coding sequence GTGGATGACCTGAAAAACGGCCCCAATATGACGAGGAGGGCGTTCCTGGCGGCCGCGGCAGCGGTGGGCGCGGCAGCGTTTTTATACTCAAACGCGCCAGGCGTGGCGGCCGCAATTGAGAAGTCGGGTAAAAGGCTACTATGGCTGAGGGGCTCGGGGTGCGGAGGCTGCACCGCCTCCATGCTGAGCGGCGGCAACCCGGAAGTCCTCACGGCGCTGAACAAGATAAAGCTCGAGTTAGCGTATCATGACGGACTGATGGGCCAGCAGGGGGTGTTCGTGGACGGCAGCCCGGCCGGGGACTCCGGCCACAACTCGAACATAAGGCTGGACGAGCTGGTCGATGAGGGGGGTTACGTTCTGGTGGTCGAGGGCGCCATACCTAACGGCCCCGAGGGGAGTGGCAGGTATTGCATGTCCGGTGCCACACCTTTCAAGCAGATATTCATGAATGCCGCACCAGGGGCTTCGTGCATCATAGCCCTGGGCACCTGCGCCTCATACGGGGGCATCTCGCGCTCACTAAAGGTGGCGGACGCTACAGGCGTATCTTTTTCCGGCACTTCAAGGATGGAGGGGGCGATGGCGCGCTACGGGCTAAACAACAACGTTATAAACGTCCCCGGATGCCCGCCGAACCCGGACTGGCTGCTGTTAACCCTTGCCGACGTGCTCTCGGGCGCCGACGTTGAGGTGGACGCGTACGGGAGGCCTAAGGCGTTTTTCGGCTCGGCGGTTCACGAGTCGTGCCCCAGGAGGGGGGCGTTCGACCGCGCCTTGAGGGACGATGGGTTCTCGGAGGGCAATTGCTTATACAATCTAGGGTGTAAAGGCACGCTGGCCTTCGCGGACTGCCCTACCAGGCGATGGAATGATGGGGGAAGCATGTGCACCCAGTCGGGAGGGCCCTGCGTCGCCTGCGTGGAGCCAAGTTTCCCGGACGCCTTCATGCCGTTCTTCAGCAAGGTGGAGAGCAGGGGCATCCTGGGAGACGTTGACGTGGATACTGGGGCTAAGATAATAATCGGCGCGACGGTGATTGGCGCTGGCATACACGCGGTCAAGAGGCTGGCCATCGGCGAGAGCGGCCGCGAGGACGAGAAGGGTGGTAAGAGATGA
- a CDS encoding molybdenum cofactor guanylyltransferase has translation MRSGLILAGGRSTRFGGEEKSLMLIGGKRMICRVVEALSPVVDEVIISVRDERQRGLLSPFVSGREFVFDEIHGIGPLSGVRAGLKRAKGEYVAVVACDMPLINGAAIGLLFDVAEGHDAAVPVHEGGLIEPLHAVYRRGTMLDAVKKSIEAGERKISAPLRRLKDVVYVPDDEIRKVDPGLDTFLNVNRAEDVELISRL, from the coding sequence ATGAGGTCTGGCTTAATTCTAGCTGGCGGGCGGTCTACCAGGTTCGGGGGCGAGGAAAAATCGCTTATGCTAATTGGCGGAAAGCGCATGATATGCAGGGTCGTCGAAGCGCTAAGCCCCGTAGTAGACGAGGTCATCATATCGGTCAGGGACGAACGCCAGAGGGGTCTCCTGTCGCCTTTCGTAAGCGGCCGCGAGTTCGTCTTCGACGAGATTCATGGAATAGGTCCATTGTCGGGTGTCCGCGCAGGCCTCAAGCGGGCGAAGGGTGAATACGTGGCAGTCGTGGCCTGTGACATGCCTCTCATAAATGGGGCGGCAATAGGCCTGTTATTCGACGTGGCAGAGGGCCATGATGCCGCAGTCCCGGTGCACGAAGGAGGGCTTATAGAGCCACTCCACGCAGTATACAGAAGAGGGACGATGCTCGATGCCGTAAAAAAGTCCATTGAAGCGGGGGAGAGAAAGATATCGGCGCCGCTGAGGAGGCTGAAGGACGTCGTCTACGTCCCCGACGATGAAATCAGGAAGGTGGACCCGGGCCTCGACACCTTCTTGAACGTGAACAGGGCCGAGGACGTGGAGCTTATATCAAGGCTATGA